One part of the Ziziphus jujuba cultivar Dongzao chromosome 2, ASM3175591v1 genome encodes these proteins:
- the LOC107419337 gene encoding LRR receptor-like serine/threonine-protein kinase EFR: protein MTPFGTCFVSMMKAMSMAILICSMVTSTFSGTTNITTDQSALLVLKSHIIHDPQNILSKNWSNSSSICNWDGVICGAKHKRVTVLNLSYRGLTGTVPPELGNLSFLVELRLTNNSFHGSLPVELTRLRRLKVINFGFNNLMKGEIPSWFGLFPKLETLNLYGNQFTGSLPTSIFNLSSVQIITLSNNQLSGIPREIGNLTTLKELYLDYNNLKEIPKEIGNLNSLDVLSIKSNALTGPFPLFVFNISSLKKLNFNYNNLSGSLPNSMCESAPSLQLLALDYNQLGGSVPSQWSRCKNLQTLLLSVNHFVGSIPRNIGNLTILKHLDLGTNNLTGVVPNEIGDLQNLEVLVLQENHLGGPMPPKFFNISSMSIIGLAVNRLSGQFPSHTSFLFPNLSRLSLGMNDFTGPILNFISNASQLIQIDIPYNSFYGTLKSKLCSLQNIQWLNLASNNFTIDPSDNFFTSLSDCKYLTFLELGSNPLNAMLPNFGGNLSSSLQYFGVINCSMKGNIPKQIGSLSSLITLKLQYNNLTGSIPTTIGGLQKLQGLYLNRNKVEGFIPSEICQLGSLDKLFLANNNLIGSIPECLGYLSSLRTLSLNSNGLNSTIPNTLWSLEYILKLNLSSNSLVGSLPLDVENLKVVTAIDLSNNELSGNIPSSIGSLQNLVNLSLAQNRFTGQIPTSFGKLISIELMDLSRNNLSGEIPKSLEALLSLKHFNVSYNQLEGEIPTGGSFVNFSAHSFMSNNGLCGAPRLQVSPCKAKETHKSRNATDTIGVLRITLPVVSSIILISALACLFMRCQKNKALRISSEANLNLPPPWRKISHEELLEATNGFNEINLLGTGSFGSVYEGKLNDGLHVAIKVFNLNLERAFQSFDAECEVLFNLRHRNLVKILNTHNGNDFKALVLQFMPRGNLEKWLHNCDYNLSMLQRLNIMIDVASALEYLHHGYSQPVVHCDIKPSNILLDADMVAHVADFGMAKMLGENALMAQTKTLATIGYMAPEYGLDGIVSTKGDVYSYGILLMETFTGKRPTDKMFVEDLSLRKWVKESFSLEVTEVADKELFSEEKQYRSGIKDCLSSIMDLALNCSSETPENRKTIKDALILLHKIKKKFLKEIQYT from the exons ATGACTCCCTTTGGAACTTGCTTTGTTTCAATGATGAAAGCCATGTCCATGGCCATCTTAATATGCTCCATGGTCACTTCAACCTTCTCTGGAACAACCAACATAACCACAGACCAGTCAGCACTTCTTGTCCTAAAATCCCATATAATCCATGACCCACAAAACATTTTGtccaaaaattggtcaaattctTCATCTATCTGCAATTGGGATGGTGTAATTTGTGGTGCTAAACACAAAAGGGTCACCGTATTGAATCTTTCTTATAGGGGTCTTACCGGAACTGTTCCTCCAGAACTtggaaacctttcttttcttgtagAATTAAGGCTCACAAACAATAGCTTTCACGGATCTTTGCCTGTGGAATTGACTCGGCTACGGCGGTTGAAGGTGATCAACTTTGGATTCAATAATCTGATGAAGGGGGAGATACCTTCTTGGTTTGGAttatttccaaaacttgaaacttTGAATTTGTATGGTAATCAGTTTACCGGTTCTTTACCCACCTCCATCTTCAACTTGTCTTCGGTACAAATAATTACTCTCTCAAATAACCAGCTTTCAG GCATACCAAGAGAAATTGGGAACTTAACAACACTGAAAGAGTTGTATCTTGACTATAACAACTTGAAAG AAATTCCTAAGGAGATTGGTAACTTAAACAGCCTTGACGTGTTGTCCATAAAATCCAATGCTTTAACAGGGCCTTTTCCTTTGTTTGTCTTCAATAtttcttctttgaaaaaattgaattttaactaCAATAATCTATCCGGTAGCCTTCCAAACAGTATGTGTGAAAGTGCTCCTAGTCTCCAACTGTTGGCTTTAGACTACAATCAGCTTGGTGGCTCCGTTCCATCTCAATGGTCTCGatgcaaaaatcttcaaactttattattatcagTTAATCACTTTGTCGGAAGCATACCCAGAAATATTGGAAACTTGACAATTCTGAAGCACCTCGATCTTGGGACTAACAACTTAACAG GTGTAGTACCCAATGAGATTGGtgatcttcaaaatcttgagGTATTAGTGCTCCAAGAGAACCATCTCGGTGGGCCAATGCCACCTAAATTCTTCAATATTTCTTCGATGAGTATCATTGGACTAGCAGTTAATCGCTTATCAGGCCAATTTCCATCACATACAAGTTTCCTATTTCCAAACCTTAGTCGGCTATCCTTGGGAATGAACGATTTCACCGGTCCCATCCTCAATTTTATATCCAATGCTTCTCAACTCATACAAATTGATATTCCATACAATTCATTCTATGGCACTCTTAAAAGTAAACTTTGTTCTTTACAAAATATCCAATGGCTTAACTTAGCTTCCAACAATTTCACCATTGACCCTTCAGACAACTTCTTCACTTCTTTATCGGATTGTAAATATCTTACATTTTTGGAGCTGGGAAGCAACCCATTGAATGCAATGCTTCCAAATTTTGGTGggaatctttcttcttctctccaATATTTTGGAGTCATTAATTGCTCAATGAAGGGCAATATTCCTAAGCAAATTGGGAGTTTAAGCAGCTTAATTACCTTAAAGTTGCAATACAATAATTTGACTGGTTCTATTCCAACAACAATTGGAGGACTACAAAAGCTACAGGGCCTATATCTGAATAGAAACAAGGTAGAAGGTTTTATACCTTCAGAAATTTGCCAATTAGGGAGCTtggataaattatttttggCCAATAATAATCTCATTGGGTCTATACCAGAATGTTTAGGATATCTCAGTTCTCTTAGAACTCTCTCATTGAATTCCAATGGattgaattccacaattccGAACACATTATGGAGTCTTGAATATATCCTGAAATTGAACCTGTCATCCAATTCTCTTGTTGGATCTCTTCCTCTGGATGTTGAAAACTTGAAAGTTGTGACGGCAATAGATTTATCAAATAATGAGTTATCAGGCAACATACCAAGTAGCATTGGGAGTCTTCAAAATTTGGTTAATCTTTCGTTGGCACAAAATAGATTCACAGGTCAAATTCCCACTTCATTTGGCAAACTTATAAGCATAGAACTCATGGATTTGTCAAGAAACAACTTGTCGGGTGAAATTCCAAAGTCTTTGGAAGCATTATTGAGCCTAAAGCATTTCAACGTGTCTTACAACCAATTGGAAGGAGAAATCCCTACCGGAGGATCTTTTGTGAATTTCTCTGCTCACTCTTTTATGTCGAACAATGGACTTTGTGGTGCACCTCGGCTGCAAGTATCCCCATGCAAAGCTAAAGAAACTCATAAATCAAGAAATGCAACCGACACTATAGGTGTGTTGCGGATTACTTTGCCAGTGGTTTCATCAATAATACTTATATCGGCACTTGCATGTTTGTTCATGAGATGCCAAAAAAATAAGGCTTTGAGAATTTCTAGTGAGGCCAACTTGAATCTTCCACCACCATGGAGAAAGATTTCACATGAAGAGCTTTTGGAGGCAACAAATGGATTCAACGAAATAAACTTGCTTGGTACAGGGAGTTTTGGCTCTGTATATGAAGGAAAACTCAATGATGGATTGCATGTTGCAATAAAAGTTTTCAATCTGAATTTAGAAAGGGCATTCCAGAGTTTTGATGCTGAATGCGAAGTATTATTCAATCTCCGCCATCGGAATCTTGTCAAAATCTTGAATACTCACAATGGAAATGATTTCAAAGCCTTGGTGCTACAATTCATGCCAAGGGGAAACCTTGAGAAGTGGTTGCATAATTGTGATTACAATCTAAGTATGTTACAAAGACTGAATATAATGATTGATGTTGCATCAGCATTGGAATATCTTCATCATGGCTATTCGCAACCTGTTGTTCATTGTGATATAAAGCCTAGCAACATACTTTTAGATGCAGATATGGTTGCTCATGTTGCTGATTTCGGAATGGCAAAAATGTTAGGCGAAAACGCATTGATGGCACAAACCAAAACCCTAGCCACTATTGGGTATATGGCACCAG AATATGGACTAGATGGGATTGTTTCCACAAAAGGAGATGTCTATAGCTACGGTATTTTGCTTATGGAAACTTTCACAGGAAAAAGACCTACAGATAAAATGTTTGTTGAAGATTTGAGCTTGAGGAAATGGGTTAAGGAATCATTTTCTTTGGAAGTAACAGAAGTTGCAGATAAGGAACTGTTTAGTGAAGAAAAACAATATAGATCTGGCATTAAAGATTGTTTGTCATCCATCATGGACTTGGCCTTGAATTGTTCTTCAGAGACGCCAGAGAACAGGAAAACTATAAAGGATGCTTTAATTTTACTTCACAAAATCAAAAAGAAGTTCTTGAAGGAAATTCAGTATACATAA
- the LOC112491771 gene encoding NADH dehydrogenase [ubiquinone] 1 beta subcomplex subunit 3-B-like, protein MAKLLGSIRKFFRRRDKWRKHPRLSNQLRRTLPDLGLGVIAFSVYLVGKQVYNKLLAPCSSSSSSHHSSHSSTSHWLTETTKTTTSSGDDDHSAP, encoded by the coding sequence aTGGCGAAACTGCTTGGGTCAATCAGAAAGTTCTTCAGGAGGAGGGACAAGTGGAGGAAGCATCCGAGGTTGAGCAATCAACTCCGTCGGACCCTTCCCGATCTTGGCCTCGGAGTCATCGCCTTCAGCGTCTATCTGGTCGGCAAGCAAGTCTACAACAAACTCCTTGCTCCTtgctcctcttcttcttcttctcaccacTCTTCCCATTCCTCTACTTCTCACTGGCTCACTGAGACAACTAAAACAACAACCTCATCAGGTGATGATGATCATTCCGCTCCTTAa